A stretch of Paludisphaera borealis DNA encodes these proteins:
- a CDS encoding HNH endonuclease, translated as MTIADKLSRAAETDATFQRVGPDWIGKCLICNGPIAFDVKTGEGATLEHIRARSRGGTDDLDNLAVVHGRCNWEKGRRWDPKKRRSTADYDEFVARLLQKRADRWRGM; from the coding sequence ATGACGATCGCCGACAAGCTCAGCCGGGCAGCCGAGACCGACGCGACCTTCCAGCGCGTCGGTCCCGACTGGATCGGCAAATGCCTGATCTGCAACGGCCCGATCGCCTTCGACGTCAAGACGGGCGAGGGCGCGACCCTCGAACACATCCGCGCCCGTAGCCGGGGCGGCACGGATGACCTCGACAATCTCGCCGTCGTCCACGGCCGCTGCAACTGGGAGAAAGGCCGCCGCTGGGACCCCAAGAAACGACGATCCACCGCCGACTACGACGAATTCGTCGCCCGCCTCCTCCAAAAACGCGCCGACCGCTGGCGGGGAATGTAG
- a CDS encoding metalloregulator ArsR/SmtB family transcription factor: MLAEIRRVAELLKQVSDPTRLQVLMLLSERERNVTELCADLGTQSQPAVSHHLALLRHGRLIEPRRSGKHNYYALTEAGRELAQVVDTVVG; this comes from the coding sequence ATGCTCGCTGAGATCCGTCGTGTCGCCGAGCTGCTCAAGCAGGTCTCGGACCCGACGCGGCTTCAGGTTCTCATGCTGTTGAGTGAAAGAGAGCGAAACGTAACGGAGCTGTGCGCCGACCTCGGCACCCAGAGTCAACCCGCCGTAAGCCATCACCTGGCGCTCCTGCGTCACGGCCGATTGATCGAGCCTCGTCGGTCCGGCAAGCACAATTACTACGCGCTCACCGAGGCCGGTCGCGAACTGGCCCAGGTCGTCGACACCGTCGTCGGTTGA
- a CDS encoding phytoene desaturase family protein, producing MAITPGGNRRTIETLGRMELTTPIKDLASRRWDAIVVGGGHNGLTAAAYLARAGKSVLVLEARDRVGGACTMEEVWPGFRLSPCAYLVGLLHPKVIDELSLPAHGFRWSPAAAGLFVPFDDGSSVQLWDDDERCADEIRRLSPVDVEGWRDFCSVKSRLRDALRPEGDDDFWIGKAPTIDQIDERLGGDHEARRLLFEWSMVECVENYFQDERLQMAYLGQGVIGTNASPHDPGTASIHFHHQSGRLGGIAGMWGYVEGGMGVVSFLLCDIARDLGVVVATGTPVAKILPGEGVELEGGDRILADVVVSNADPRVTLRLLGDAVDPTWKARVESVPQVGCTLKLNVALKELPSFKARPGVMNDHHKGQVNTPLTKAEWAEGFKAMRRGELPDRLWTELYFHTAHDSSVAPPGVHTMSVFAQYVPYTFARGDWDARREEVRRLALDSIGRFCENIPDAVIDVQVLGPPDIEKSVGLTGGHIFQGECLPPFMWANRLTPRTPMPGVFLCGACTHPGGSVIGINGRNAAMDVLGL from the coding sequence ATGGCGATCACGCCCGGGGGCAATCGGCGGACGATCGAAACACTCGGGAGGATGGAACTTACGACGCCGATCAAGGACCTCGCGAGCCGTCGATGGGACGCGATCGTGGTGGGCGGCGGCCATAACGGGCTGACGGCCGCGGCGTATCTGGCCCGCGCGGGGAAGTCGGTCCTGGTGCTTGAGGCGCGCGACCGCGTCGGCGGGGCCTGCACGATGGAAGAGGTCTGGCCAGGATTTCGGCTCTCGCCCTGCGCGTACCTGGTCGGACTCCTCCACCCGAAGGTGATCGACGAGCTAAGCTTGCCGGCGCACGGGTTCCGGTGGTCGCCGGCGGCGGCGGGCCTGTTCGTCCCGTTCGACGACGGGAGCAGCGTTCAATTATGGGACGACGACGAACGCTGCGCGGATGAGATTCGTCGCCTCTCCCCCGTCGACGTCGAAGGCTGGCGCGACTTCTGTTCGGTCAAGAGCCGGCTCCGCGACGCCCTGCGACCGGAGGGGGACGACGACTTCTGGATCGGCAAGGCGCCGACGATCGACCAGATCGACGAGCGGCTCGGCGGCGATCACGAGGCCCGGCGGCTCTTGTTCGAGTGGTCGATGGTCGAATGCGTCGAGAATTACTTCCAGGACGAGCGGCTCCAGATGGCCTACCTCGGCCAGGGGGTGATCGGCACCAACGCCAGCCCGCACGATCCCGGCACGGCGTCGATCCACTTCCACCATCAGTCCGGTCGTCTCGGCGGAATCGCCGGGATGTGGGGATATGTCGAGGGGGGCATGGGGGTGGTGTCGTTCCTGCTCTGCGACATCGCCCGCGACCTCGGCGTCGTGGTCGCGACGGGGACACCGGTGGCGAAGATCTTGCCGGGAGAGGGGGTCGAGCTTGAGGGAGGCGACCGCATTCTCGCCGACGTCGTAGTCTCCAACGCCGACCCTCGGGTTACGCTTCGACTGCTCGGCGACGCAGTCGACCCCACCTGGAAGGCGCGCGTCGAGTCCGTGCCGCAGGTCGGCTGCACGCTGAAACTCAACGTCGCGCTCAAGGAGTTGCCCAGCTTCAAGGCGCGGCCGGGCGTGATGAACGACCATCATAAGGGGCAAGTCAACACGCCGCTGACGAAGGCCGAATGGGCCGAGGGCTTCAAGGCGATGCGTCGAGGAGAACTGCCCGATCGGCTCTGGACCGAGTTGTATTTCCACACCGCGCACGATTCGAGCGTCGCCCCGCCGGGGGTTCACACGATGAGCGTCTTTGCCCAGTACGTGCCGTACACGTTCGCGCGCGGCGACTGGGACGCGCGGCGTGAGGAGGTGAGGCGGCTCGCCCTCGATTCGATCGGCCGGTTCTGCGAGAACATCCCCGACGCCGTGATCGACGTCCAGGTCCTCGGCCCGCCCGACATCGAGAAATCAGTCGGCCTCACCGGCGGCCACATCTTCCAGGGCGAATGTCTTCCGCCCTTCATGTGGGCGAACCGCCTCACGCCGCGAACTCCAATGCCCGGCGTCTTCCTCTGCGGCGCCTGCACCCACCCCGGCGGCAGCGTCATCGGGATCAACGGCCGCAACGCGGCAATGGACGTGCTCGGGCTGTGA
- the thrC gene encoding threonine synthase encodes MAGYSIPTTERSTEAAYQQCLNPSCSATFGIDEAHFSCPKCGDLVDVVYDWDRLPVPRALSDFEAKWSRRLDPLCFSGVWRFRELLPFAPADRIVTIGEGQTLLQRADKVGAFVGMSTGNLMLQYEGMNPSGSFKDNGMTAAFTHARMVGARRVACASTGNTSAALAVYCSATDHGFKAIIFIGSGKIAYGKLAQALDHGALTVQIVGDFDDAMTRVREVSDRLGIYLMNSVNPFRLEGQKTIMYRVLEANGWEVPDWIVVPGGNLGNSSAFGKAFIELKHLGLIDRVPRLAVINAAGARTLNELYSAREVRWRSGLADSAKIGAFYNELDASGVKASTIASAIEINRPVNLKKCLRALEFCDGVVRQVSDQQIMDAKARVGAGGLGCEPASAASVAGAKLLREEGVIAPSDRVVCILTGHQLKDPTATVAYHGADQENFEKVLGSRGVRRAGFANRPVIVPNDLDDIIRTIALYSEAESAGA; translated from the coding sequence ATGGCCGGGTATTCGATTCCGACGACTGAGCGATCGACTGAAGCCGCCTATCAGCAGTGCCTGAACCCGTCGTGCTCCGCGACGTTCGGGATCGACGAGGCTCATTTCTCGTGCCCGAAGTGCGGTGATCTGGTCGACGTGGTCTACGATTGGGACCGGCTGCCGGTCCCGCGCGCCCTGAGCGACTTCGAGGCGAAGTGGTCGCGCCGGCTCGACCCGCTCTGCTTCTCGGGCGTCTGGCGGTTCCGCGAACTGCTGCCGTTCGCCCCCGCCGACCGGATCGTGACGATCGGCGAAGGCCAGACGTTGTTGCAGCGAGCCGACAAGGTCGGCGCGTTCGTCGGCATGTCGACCGGCAACTTGATGCTTCAATACGAAGGTATGAACCCGTCGGGAAGTTTCAAGGACAACGGCATGACCGCGGCGTTCACCCACGCCCGGATGGTCGGGGCGCGTCGGGTGGCCTGCGCGAGCACGGGCAATACTTCGGCGGCGCTGGCGGTCTACTGCTCGGCGACCGATCACGGCTTCAAGGCGATCATCTTCATCGGCTCGGGCAAGATCGCCTACGGCAAGCTGGCCCAGGCGCTCGACCACGGGGCGCTCACGGTGCAGATCGTCGGCGACTTCGACGACGCGATGACCCGAGTCCGGGAGGTCTCTGATCGGCTGGGCATCTACCTGATGAACTCGGTCAATCCGTTCCGGCTTGAAGGCCAGAAGACGATCATGTACCGGGTGCTCGAAGCCAACGGCTGGGAGGTCCCCGACTGGATCGTCGTCCCCGGCGGCAATCTCGGCAATTCGAGTGCGTTCGGCAAGGCATTCATCGAGCTCAAGCACCTTGGGTTGATCGATCGGGTTCCTCGGCTGGCGGTGATCAACGCCGCCGGCGCGCGCACGCTCAATGAGCTTTACAGCGCCCGCGAGGTCCGCTGGCGGAGCGGCCTGGCCGACTCCGCCAAGATTGGAGCGTTTTACAACGAGCTGGACGCCTCGGGCGTCAAGGCGTCGACGATCGCTTCGGCCATTGAGATCAACCGGCCGGTGAACCTCAAGAAGTGCCTCCGCGCCCTCGAGTTCTGCGACGGCGTGGTCCGCCAGGTCTCCGACCAGCAGATCATGGACGCCAAGGCGCGCGTCGGAGCCGGCGGGCTCGGTTGCGAACCGGCGAGCGCGGCGAGCGTCGCCGGTGCCAAACTGCTCCGCGAGGAAGGGGTCATCGCACCGTCCGACCGCGTCGTCTGCATCCTCACCGGGCACCAGCTCAAAGACCCGACGGCGACGGTCGCCTACCACGGCGCCGATCAGGAGAATTTCGAGAAAGTCCTGGGGAGTCGAGGCGTCCGCCGCGCTGGGTTCGCCAACCGCCCCGTCATCGTGCCGAACGACCTCGACGACATCATCCGGACGATCGCCCTCTATTCCGAGGCGGAATCCGCCGGCGCGTGA
- a CDS encoding cyclic-phosphate processing receiver domain-containing protein produces MFVTETPPRTEAADSASATPADVAAQTAPNGLKASRVAPAPAASTKPASRPRRVLFMDDDARRVEVFLQRCPEAVWVKSADTCIVRLSECWDEVHLDHDLGGEQFVDTSRDDCGMAVVRWLCAKPRPHHISTRFFIHSYNLAAASLMVECLLRNGYTAEFRPFGFDLVDLLSFEDISPALALRAARARRLRSWRVRLRVFMHRLKRFFRLIPGDRL; encoded by the coding sequence ATGTTCGTGACCGAGACGCCGCCGCGTACTGAGGCTGCGGATTCCGCGTCGGCGACTCCCGCCGACGTGGCGGCTCAGACTGCGCCTAACGGCTTGAAAGCGTCGCGGGTGGCGCCGGCGCCGGCCGCGTCGACGAAACCCGCGTCCCGGCCCCGGCGCGTCTTGTTCATGGACGACGACGCTCGAAGGGTCGAAGTCTTTCTCCAACGATGCCCCGAGGCCGTCTGGGTCAAGTCGGCCGACACGTGCATCGTCCGATTGTCGGAATGCTGGGATGAGGTTCACCTCGACCACGACCTGGGCGGCGAACAGTTCGTCGACACCAGCCGCGACGACTGCGGCATGGCCGTCGTCCGCTGGCTCTGCGCCAAGCCTCGCCCCCATCATATCAGCACGCGCTTCTTCATTCACAGTTACAACCTCGCCGCCGCGTCGCTGATGGTCGAGTGTCTTCTCCGAAACGGATACACAGCCGAGTTCCGGCCGTTCGGCTTCGACCTCGTCGATCTCCTCTCGTTCGAGGACATCTCCCCCGCCCTGGCCCTTCGAGCCGCGCGGGCTCGACGGCTTCGATCGTGGCGGGTCCGGCTTCGTGTGTTCATGCACCGCCTCAAGCGGTTCTTCCGCCTGATTCCCGGCGACCGGCTGTAG
- a CDS encoding 3'-5' exoribonuclease YhaM family protein encodes MPAIANVVTRLSDVVDGQEAVCFAALVKKTRGMTKANQPFIKCLFRDKRVACEAPLWHDHRYIQEAEGWTEGLAYRLQMRASFNLRYGMQIEILGIRPATDADAADGYDFNDLVESGKYPPQKLIDSILNRVHKYIVEPHLKQLVLQILNDHDDLLRKMPAAQSMHHNYTGGLLEHVWSMSRVGELLVEHYGGYYDTLNPPLDKGLVIAAIIMHDIGKLRELKYHPVEARYTKEGSLVGHVLMGRDLVRETAKTIDGFPEELLLLLEHAILSHHGKREFGAPILPQTIEALLVSYIDDLDAKMNVAARQRLLSKTDDDFTDRVYALDNRRIYKGIPLETPDDDDASAF; translated from the coding sequence ATGCCTGCCATCGCCAACGTCGTGACTCGTCTTTCGGACGTCGTCGACGGCCAGGAAGCCGTCTGTTTCGCCGCCTTGGTCAAAAAGACGCGGGGGATGACGAAGGCGAACCAGCCGTTCATCAAATGCCTCTTCCGGGACAAGCGCGTCGCCTGCGAGGCACCCCTCTGGCACGACCACCGCTACATCCAGGAGGCTGAGGGCTGGACCGAGGGCCTCGCCTACCGCCTCCAGATGCGCGCCAGTTTCAACCTCCGGTACGGGATGCAGATCGAGATCCTAGGCATCCGTCCCGCCACCGACGCCGACGCCGCCGACGGCTACGACTTCAATGACCTCGTCGAGAGTGGTAAGTATCCACCGCAGAAGTTGATCGACTCGATTCTCAATCGCGTCCACAAATACATCGTCGAGCCGCACCTCAAGCAGTTGGTGCTCCAGATCCTCAACGACCACGACGACCTGCTTCGCAAGATGCCGGCCGCGCAGAGCATGCATCACAACTACACCGGCGGGCTCCTGGAGCACGTCTGGAGCATGAGCCGTGTGGGCGAACTGCTCGTCGAGCACTACGGGGGCTACTACGACACGCTGAATCCGCCGCTCGACAAGGGGCTGGTGATCGCCGCGATCATCATGCACGACATCGGCAAGCTCCGCGAGTTGAAGTACCACCCGGTCGAGGCGCGGTACACGAAGGAAGGTTCGCTGGTCGGGCACGTCCTGATGGGCCGCGACCTCGTTCGCGAGACGGCGAAGACCATCGACGGCTTCCCCGAGGAACTCCTCCTGCTCCTCGAACACGCGATCCTCTCCCATCACGGCAAGCGCGAATTCGGCGCTCCGATCCTGCCCCAGACGATCGAGGCGTTGCTCGTGTCGTACATCGACGACCTCGACGCCAAGATGAACGTCGCAGCCCGCCAGCGCCTGTTGTCGAAGACCGACGACGACTTCACCGACCGCGTCTACGCGCTCGACAACCGGCGGATCTACAAGGGGATTCCCCTGGAGACCCCCGACGACGACGACGCCAGCGCCTTCTGA
- a CDS encoding antitoxin, with protein sequence MLAVPPRLLELLGLRAGATVGVVFDGRRLVIEPNPRPRYTLDELLAQCDPSAEPIAGDRAWLDDEAVGSELL encoded by the coding sequence ATGCTGGCCGTCCCGCCCCGCTTGCTTGAGCTGTTGGGCCTGCGTGCCGGTGCCACAGTCGGCGTCGTCTTCGATGGCAGACGCCTGGTGATTGAGCCCAACCCGCGCCCGCGTTACACCCTGGATGAGCTGCTGGCCCAATGCGACCCCTCGGCCGAGCCAATTGCCGGAGATCGCGCGTGGCTTGATGACGAAGCGGTCGGTAGCGAGTTGCTGTAA
- the dapB gene encoding 4-hydroxy-tetrahydrodipicolinate reductase, whose translation MSTATVGIGLHGALGRMGIRLIQLIAEDPRVRLVAAIDREAHPKLGQDAGELAGIGRLDVPIEPLSALEKRQGVDVVIDFSHPSASLELATVCARNGIALVVGTTGFDPEQRKALEAASATIPILLSPNMSRAVNLLMRLVGEASAALAGVADIEIVERHHHLKKDSPSGTALKLAEIAAKASGADHLVHGREGLVGERKPGEIGVHAVRSGDCPGEHTVSFGLLGETLELSHRALNRDGFVRGAIDSARFLAGKPAGWYSMANVLDFAQ comes from the coding sequence GTGAGCACGGCGACTGTGGGAATTGGACTTCATGGGGCGCTCGGACGGATGGGAATCCGGCTGATCCAGTTGATCGCCGAAGACCCGCGCGTGCGGCTGGTCGCCGCGATCGACCGCGAAGCGCATCCGAAACTCGGCCAGGACGCCGGCGAGCTGGCCGGAATCGGCCGGCTGGACGTGCCGATCGAGCCCCTCTCGGCCCTCGAAAAGCGCCAGGGCGTCGACGTCGTCATCGATTTCTCCCATCCTTCCGCCTCGCTCGAACTGGCGACGGTTTGCGCCCGGAACGGGATCGCGCTGGTCGTGGGGACGACGGGCTTCGATCCGGAGCAACGTAAGGCCCTCGAAGCGGCCTCGGCGACGATCCCGATCCTGCTCTCTCCTAACATGAGCCGTGCGGTCAATCTGTTGATGAGACTGGTCGGCGAGGCCTCCGCCGCGCTGGCCGGGGTCGCCGACATCGAGATCGTCGAACGCCACCACCATCTGAAGAAAGACTCCCCCAGCGGCACCGCGTTGAAACTGGCCGAGATCGCCGCCAAGGCGTCCGGCGCCGATCATCTGGTCCACGGTCGCGAGGGACTGGTCGGCGAGCGTAAGCCCGGCGAGATCGGCGTTCACGCGGTGCGGTCGGGCGACTGTCCGGGAGAGCACACGGTGAGCTTCGGCCTGCTTGGCGAGACGCTCGAACTCAGCCACCGCGCCCTGAACCGCGACGGATTCGTCCGCGGGGCGATCGATTCGGCCCGGTTCCTGGCTGGCAAACCGGCGGGTTGGTACTCGATGGCGAATGTACTAGACTTTGCGCAGTGA
- a CDS encoding site-2 protease family protein, whose protein sequence is MSWSWKLARVAGIPIYVHWTFLILIAWLVIAGTLENNNVSQGISEAAFVLALFGCVVLHELGHALTARRFGVKTSDITLLPIGGVARLERMPEKPSQELLVALAGPAVNVVIVALLLIFDVPLPAGVGASQELVHAGFWPKLLMVNVFLAAFNLLPAFPMDGGRVLRALLAMRLPYARATRLAANIGQMMAIGFGLLGLSGQAPILLFIAIFVWIGAEAEAQQVAERAALKGVSIRDAMITEFHTLDADDTLGRAADLLLAGTQQDFPIAVDGDPVLHVLTRADLMSGLSQRGRDGLARDFAPSALPTVESSGSLSESLTLLRSRNTPCLQVVDRGQVVGLLTLENVGELLMVRAALGEPQDGSVEGGETIY, encoded by the coding sequence ATGTCGTGGTCGTGGAAGCTGGCTCGGGTGGCAGGAATCCCCATCTACGTCCACTGGACGTTTCTCATCTTGATCGCCTGGCTGGTGATCGCGGGAACGCTCGAAAACAACAACGTCAGCCAGGGGATCTCCGAGGCGGCGTTCGTCCTGGCGCTTTTTGGCTGCGTGGTCTTGCACGAGCTGGGCCATGCCCTTACCGCAAGACGGTTCGGCGTCAAGACGTCGGACATCACCCTCCTGCCGATCGGCGGCGTGGCGCGGTTGGAGCGGATGCCCGAGAAACCCAGCCAGGAATTGCTCGTCGCTCTCGCCGGGCCGGCCGTCAACGTTGTGATCGTGGCGCTGTTGCTGATCTTCGACGTCCCGCTTCCGGCCGGCGTCGGAGCTTCGCAAGAGCTGGTGCACGCGGGATTCTGGCCCAAGCTTCTGATGGTCAACGTCTTCCTCGCAGCGTTCAACCTCTTGCCGGCGTTCCCGATGGACGGCGGCCGGGTGCTCCGCGCCCTGCTGGCCATGCGGCTGCCGTACGCCCGCGCGACCCGGCTCGCGGCGAATATCGGCCAGATGATGGCGATCGGCTTCGGGCTCCTCGGCCTGAGCGGCCAGGCCCCGATTTTGCTGTTCATCGCCATTTTCGTCTGGATCGGCGCCGAGGCCGAAGCCCAGCAGGTCGCCGAACGCGCGGCGCTCAAGGGCGTGTCCATCCGCGACGCGATGATCACCGAGTTTCACACCCTGGACGCCGACGACACCCTGGGGCGCGCCGCCGACCTTCTCCTGGCCGGAACCCAGCAAGACTTCCCGATCGCCGTCGACGGCGACCCGGTGCTTCACGTACTGACCCGGGCCGATTTGATGTCCGGCCTCTCCCAGCGCGGTCGCGACGGTCTTGCTCGCGACTTCGCCCCGTCGGCCCTCCCGACGGTCGAGTCGTCCGGCAGTCTGTCCGAGTCGTTGACGCTCTTGCGGTCGCGAAACACACCCTGCTTGCAAGTCGTCGATCGCGGCCAGGTCGTCGGTCTGTTGACCCTCGAAAACGTCGGCGAGCTGCTCATGGTCCGCGCGGCGCTGGGCGAGCCGCAAGACGGATCGGTCGAAGGCGGCGAGACCATCTACTGA
- a CDS encoding GGDEF domain-containing protein, whose amino-acid sequence MDVKGNTQICLSPVRESEERTQIAAPLPMYLIMVRGGMTGTMLRLGGEPTSLGRSGENTYQFHDATVSRRHAVLSYDSDGRAWLTDVGSSNGTFVDGKKLAPNKPTRVEEGSRIQLGAALVLKYVSLDPCDERFQREMFERAVRDNLTGLYNRAYFLEQIGPLCDRNVQRDLGLAILMVDIDRFKQINDEHGHDAGDTVLREVARVLRESTRLEDLVARYGGEEFVFALPVASLEQAVERAERVRIHLAQRAMHANGKQLHVTVSIGLSCSLSGWPRSISGLISAADEALYEAKLNGRNRVVPAFKPPLASLRRTESADAMAVC is encoded by the coding sequence ATGGACGTGAAGGGCAATACGCAGATCTGCCTCTCGCCGGTTCGGGAATCGGAGGAACGGACCCAGATCGCCGCCCCCCTTCCGATGTACCTGATCATGGTACGAGGCGGGATGACCGGGACGATGCTCCGGCTCGGCGGCGAGCCGACCAGCCTCGGGCGGTCGGGCGAGAACACGTACCAGTTTCACGACGCAACAGTCTCGCGACGGCACGCCGTGCTCTCGTACGATTCGGACGGCCGCGCCTGGCTGACCGACGTGGGGAGCAGCAACGGAACGTTCGTCGACGGCAAGAAACTGGCTCCGAACAAGCCGACGCGGGTCGAAGAGGGGAGCCGCATCCAGCTCGGCGCGGCGCTTGTCCTCAAATACGTTAGCCTCGACCCGTGCGACGAGCGGTTCCAGCGCGAGATGTTCGAACGAGCCGTGCGAGACAACCTGACCGGCCTGTACAACCGCGCCTATTTCCTGGAGCAGATCGGGCCGCTCTGCGATCGCAACGTCCAGCGCGACCTGGGCTTGGCGATCCTGATGGTCGACATCGATCGGTTCAAGCAGATCAACGACGAGCACGGCCACGACGCGGGCGACACAGTGCTCCGCGAAGTCGCCCGGGTGCTTCGCGAATCGACCCGTCTGGAAGACCTCGTCGCCCGTTACGGCGGTGAGGAGTTCGTCTTCGCCCTGCCGGTCGCCTCGCTCGAACAAGCCGTCGAGCGCGCCGAGCGAGTTCGCATCCACCTGGCGCAGCGGGCGATGCATGCGAACGGCAAGCAGTTGCACGTCACCGTAAGCATCGGCCTGTCGTGCAGCCTGAGCGGATGGCCTCGGAGCATCTCGGGGCTGATCTCGGCGGCCGACGAGGCGCTTTACGAAGCGAAGCTGAACGGCCGCAACCGCGTCGTTCCCGCCTTCAAGCCCCCTCTCGCAAGCCTGCGACGAACCGAATCGGCCGACGCCATGGCCGTCTGCTAA
- a CDS encoding sugar phosphate isomerase/epimerase family protein encodes MSTRPEVSTPAPALEPLALGVCSWSLQVKSVAELKNFLDELGIHVVQIACGDPHHASWDEGDDLPRAARAAGFTMTGAMLGFPGEDYTTPQTIQKTGGFGDPALRPERLQRLAWGINRTVALGLSDLTLHAGFLPQVDSPERSSLLDTLAQAADLARAQGVTLAFETGQETAELLRRTLDDLKSPNLKVNFDPANMLLYDMGDPIEAVELLGTDIRSVHVKDARRPKVAGSWGEEVPLGQGEVDIKRFVQTLKSVGYTGSLVVEREVGDQQGRLRDVAHGLAFLRDCLANAS; translated from the coding sequence GTGTCTACAAGGCCTGAAGTTTCGACGCCGGCCCCGGCCCTGGAGCCGCTCGCCCTGGGAGTCTGTAGCTGGAGCTTGCAAGTCAAGAGCGTGGCGGAACTCAAGAATTTTCTCGACGAGTTGGGTATCCACGTCGTCCAGATCGCGTGCGGCGATCCGCACCACGCGAGCTGGGATGAAGGCGACGACCTCCCCCGCGCGGCGCGTGCGGCCGGGTTCACGATGACCGGTGCCATGCTCGGATTTCCAGGTGAGGACTACACCACGCCCCAGACGATCCAGAAGACGGGCGGCTTCGGCGACCCAGCGCTCCGGCCCGAGCGGCTCCAACGCCTCGCGTGGGGTATCAATCGGACCGTTGCGCTGGGACTAAGCGACCTCACGCTCCACGCCGGTTTCTTGCCCCAGGTCGACTCTCCCGAACGTTCGAGTCTGCTCGACACCCTTGCTCAGGCCGCCGACCTGGCTCGTGCTCAAGGAGTGACGCTCGCGTTCGAGACCGGTCAGGAGACCGCCGAACTGCTGCGGCGGACGCTGGACGATCTGAAATCACCTAACCTCAAGGTCAATTTCGACCCTGCGAATATGCTGCTCTACGATATGGGCGACCCGATCGAGGCCGTCGAACTGCTCGGGACGGACATCCGCTCGGTCCACGTCAAGGACGCGCGCCGGCCCAAGGTCGCGGGAAGCTGGGGTGAGGAAGTGCCGCTGGGCCAGGGCGAGGTCGATATCAAGCGATTCGTCCAGACCCTGAAGTCGGTCGGTTACACCGGCTCGCTCGTCGTCGAGCGCGAGGTCGGCGACCAGCAAGGGCGACTGCGCGACGTGGCCCACGGCCTCGCGTTCCTTCGCGACTGCCTGGCAAACGCAAGTTAA
- a CDS encoding UDP-glucuronic acid decarboxylase family protein produces MRTVITGGAGFVGSHLCERFLDDGDEVVCVDNLLTGSLKNIDQLAADPRFRFVRHDISEPIELDGPVDNVLHFASPASPVDYLAHPIPTLKVGSLGTHNALGLAKAKDARFLLASTSEIYGDPDVHPQREDYWGNVNTIGPRGCYDEAKRFAEAITMAYHRFHGVKTHIVRIFNTYGPRMRLNDGRVLPNFMKQALRGDPITIYGKGEQTRSFCYVTDLVDGIHRLLKADYALPVNIGNPSEITVHQLAEEIIALVEGTKSRIVYNDLPEDDPKRRKPDITKAQTLLGWNPIVDRPDGLKRTLAYFRSVV; encoded by the coding sequence TTGAGAACGGTCATCACCGGAGGAGCCGGGTTCGTCGGCTCGCATCTTTGCGAGCGGTTTCTCGACGACGGCGACGAGGTCGTCTGCGTCGACAATTTGCTGACGGGGTCGCTCAAGAACATCGATCAGCTCGCGGCCGACCCGCGGTTCCGGTTCGTGCGGCACGACATCTCCGAGCCGATCGAACTCGACGGCCCGGTCGACAACGTGCTTCACTTCGCGAGCCCCGCCAGCCCCGTCGACTACCTCGCCCACCCGATCCCGACCCTCAAGGTCGGCTCGCTCGGCACCCACAACGCGCTCGGGCTGGCCAAGGCCAAGGACGCGCGGTTCCTGCTGGCGAGCACGTCGGAGATTTACGGCGATCCCGACGTCCACCCGCAGCGCGAGGACTACTGGGGGAACGTCAACACGATCGGCCCGCGCGGCTGCTACGACGAGGCCAAGCGGTTCGCCGAGGCCATCACCATGGCCTACCACCGGTTCCACGGCGTGAAGACGCACATCGTCCGAATCTTCAACACCTACGGCCCTCGGATGCGCCTTAACGACGGCCGCGTGTTGCCCAACTTCATGAAGCAGGCCCTCCGCGGCGACCCGATCACGATCTACGGCAAGGGTGAACAGACCCGGAGCTTCTGCTACGTGACCGACTTGGTCGACGGCATCCACCGCCTGCTCAAGGCCGATTACGCGCTGCCGGTCAACATCGGCAACCCGTCGGAGATCACCGTCCACCAGCTCGCCGAGGAGATCATCGCGCTCGTCGAGGGGACCAAGAGCCGGATCGTCTACAACGACCTCCCCGAAGACGACCCCAAGCGCCGGAAGCCCGACATCACCAAGGCCCAGACCCTGCTCGGCTGGAACCCGATCGTCGACCGCCCCGACGGCCTGAAACGGACGCTCGCCTACTTCCGTTCCGTGGTCTGA